The following are encoded in a window of Halosolutus halophilus genomic DNA:
- the hutG gene encoding formimidoylglutamase yields the protein MTANEATFVTHPDWDAAGGWDETARSASADPNDELFGHVVADVAIDRLSASGGSDVEAVLVGEPYDGAVIGRAGAREGPLEIRRSLARTKTHHVDGGPVRSIGDLGDLRSLVDDHEHGDADDSVDAVQHAVREATDRVHDVDALPVFLGGDNSLTYPNVAPLLDQGSVGVVTLDAHLDVREVRDGAGPTSGTPYRQLFEAGLDRYACLGARHFENSTTYHEFVRDRGGEIVTAEEVEDDPVDAAMRALDATGDVDRLYVSVDCDVLDASAAPGVSAPTPGGVTTRELFRCLRLLASDDRLAGVEIVECAPPLDRDGLTVDAAARAVAHVLAGYLEGRR from the coding sequence ATGACGGCGAACGAGGCGACGTTCGTCACCCATCCCGACTGGGACGCCGCCGGCGGCTGGGACGAGACCGCTCGATCGGCATCGGCCGATCCGAACGACGAACTGTTCGGTCACGTCGTCGCGGACGTGGCCATCGATCGGCTCTCGGCGTCCGGCGGGTCCGACGTCGAGGCAGTGCTCGTCGGCGAACCCTACGACGGGGCAGTCATCGGACGAGCGGGAGCACGCGAGGGGCCACTGGAGATCCGCCGATCGCTCGCGCGAACGAAGACGCACCACGTCGACGGCGGGCCGGTCCGATCGATCGGCGACCTCGGGGACCTCCGCTCGCTGGTCGACGACCACGAGCACGGTGACGCCGACGACTCCGTCGACGCGGTCCAGCACGCAGTCCGCGAGGCGACCGATCGCGTCCACGACGTCGACGCACTCCCCGTCTTCCTCGGCGGCGACAACTCGCTCACGTACCCCAACGTCGCCCCGCTGCTCGATCAGGGCTCGGTCGGCGTCGTCACCCTCGACGCCCACCTCGACGTGCGCGAAGTCAGGGACGGCGCTGGACCCACGAGCGGCACGCCTTACCGACAGCTATTCGAGGCGGGGCTCGATCGGTACGCCTGTCTCGGGGCGCGACACTTCGAGAACTCGACGACGTACCACGAGTTCGTTCGCGATCGCGGCGGCGAAATCGTCACGGCCGAAGAGGTCGAGGACGATCCCGTGGACGCGGCCATGCGAGCGCTCGACGCGACGGGCGACGTCGATCGGCTCTACGTCAGCGTCGACTGCGACGTCCTCGACGCGAGCGCCGCGCCAGGAGTGAGCGCGCCGACGCCGGGCGGCGTCACGACGCGGGAACTGTTCCGCTGTTTGCGACTGCTCGCGAGCGACGATCGGCTCGCCGGCGTCGAGATCGTCGAGTGCGCGCCGCCGCTCGATCGGGACGGGCTGACCGTCGACGCCGCGGCGCGAGCCGTGGCACACGTTCTCGCGGGCTATCTGGAGGGGCGACGATGA
- a CDS encoding ribonuclease H-like domain-containing protein codes for MTVEHGAGAALLAVRCDALAGPAGDAPAADRLADVLAVFDPDLVTVVRDGVDVRTVSRLRRTFDGPVLDPGGSASVRSETVGGVTVGFASRLAALSDAAPGAGTEAGTGVLTDADYVVCDGLETRADEVAMEAALEGRDAIARYQARSTTETTFLTGSLPANYEHVWTATADGRDVRLPVRGLGPIRRSGAPELARLTCTAGGSVSVTSVPADRFGLQAVDGVGPTTARRLREAGYDSRAAVADASPDELRSVRGVGDATARTMRASARALAEGRVVRRTSEPVPPADREPLFLDVETDGLSPTVIPLLGVYDPERDAYVDFVDTDPSREDPGTATRAFLEWLAAEYDRPALVTWNGYEFDYEHLDRFVTRYAPAFAEYWQEDVVKYDCYDWAVRQDHAHLPGRTNRLEDVAGAIGCEREGPAGTIDGATFARRLRRSIESPEPIEIDWEAARRYCEADVRELAAVYDAVAAAEPASDEQAGDRSTGAAEDDESTQAALGDF; via the coding sequence ATGACCGTCGAACACGGTGCGGGTGCGGCGCTGCTCGCGGTGCGCTGTGACGCGCTCGCCGGACCGGCCGGCGACGCACCCGCGGCGGACCGGCTGGCCGACGTCCTCGCCGTGTTCGACCCCGACCTCGTCACCGTCGTCCGCGACGGGGTGGACGTCCGGACCGTCAGCCGACTTCGTCGGACGTTCGACGGGCCGGTGCTCGATCCCGGCGGCTCCGCGTCGGTTCGATCGGAGACCGTCGGCGGCGTGACGGTCGGCTTCGCCTCGCGACTCGCTGCGCTCTCGGACGCCGCGCCGGGCGCTGGCACCGAGGCCGGGACCGGCGTCCTCACCGACGCCGACTACGTCGTCTGCGACGGCCTCGAGACGAGGGCCGACGAGGTCGCCATGGAAGCCGCCCTCGAGGGTCGCGACGCGATCGCCCGCTACCAGGCCCGATCGACGACCGAGACGACGTTCCTCACGGGATCGCTCCCGGCGAATTACGAGCACGTGTGGACGGCAACTGCAGACGGCCGGGACGTTCGACTCCCCGTGCGCGGACTCGGTCCGATTCGGCGATCGGGCGCGCCGGAACTGGCCCGTCTCACGTGCACCGCCGGCGGTTCCGTCTCGGTCACGTCCGTCCCGGCGGACCGGTTCGGCTTGCAGGCCGTAGACGGGGTCGGGCCGACGACGGCGCGACGACTCCGCGAAGCGGGGTACGACTCCCGGGCGGCCGTCGCCGACGCGTCGCCGGACGAGTTGCGATCGGTTCGAGGCGTCGGCGACGCGACGGCGCGAACGATGCGTGCCAGCGCCCGGGCGCTCGCCGAGGGACGGGTCGTTCGCCGCACGTCGGAACCCGTTCCGCCGGCGGATCGAGAACCGCTGTTCCTCGACGTCGAGACGGACGGCCTGTCGCCGACGGTCATTCCGCTGCTCGGCGTCTACGACCCGGAACGCGACGCGTACGTGGACTTCGTCGACACAGACCCGTCGCGGGAGGATCCCGGGACGGCGACGCGGGCGTTCCTCGAGTGGCTGGCCGCCGAGTACGATCGCCCCGCGCTCGTGACCTGGAACGGCTACGAGTTCGACTACGAGCACCTCGATCGGTTCGTGACCCGCTACGCGCCCGCGTTCGCCGAGTACTGGCAGGAGGACGTGGTCAAGTACGATTGCTACGACTGGGCCGTTCGGCAGGACCACGCGCACTTGCCCGGCCGAACGAACCGGCTCGAGGACGTCGCGGGCGCGATCGGCTGTGAGCGCGAGGGCCCCGCCGGCACGATCGACGGGGCGACGTTCGCCCGGCGGCTCCGCCGATCGATCGAGTCGCCGGAACCGATCGAGATCGACTGGGAGGCGGCCAGACGGTACTGCGAGGCCGACGTGCGCGAACTGGCGGCGGTCTACGACGCGGTCGCGGCCGCCGAACCGGCGAGCGACGAGCAGGCTGGCGATCGGTCGACGGGGGCGGCCGAGGACGACGAATCGACGCAGGCAGCACTGGGTGACTTCTGA
- a CDS encoding bacterio-opsin activator domain-containing protein, with amino-acid sequence MAGTNRDDWIVVITGSDERQRRLLSALRDETSMTVTALPPDADFETRLDPPPDAQGDAVSGRNDEATTRDDGQRTAARPAGIVVSLDRPTALRTTLERVHEEAPSAPTIVAPRNGSERVATAALRGGATEYVPAESDEDAIDRIVAAIRSERDAEQENNVEPEATDEWRVLRNLADELPDEAFIIGEEGTYLDVSVRPDAAELYTLSHDKLVGNNIDEAFPSATAAQLQSCIDRTIRAGEAQSIEYEAETSDGKRCYEARIVPIDDEITESSAVLWLAQDVTERAQRVSELRSRRDRLETLNRINAVVREVIETLVEAPSRDAIEREVCDQLVDSELYCGSWIAERTTDRQLAYRTGSGSADTFLERARELPADRQPPLQRAAATGEVQTANGLAEADALPEPLQEAAADDDVASLIAVPISHEDATYGVLTVLASRDDAFSDREQAEFRLLGESIGFTIQAVKNRQLLFADTVVELEFRIHGGDTLSFDLSETYDCTCSLEWAGTTARGRSFQFVTIEGLDGETVLEEATDHDSVESCRVIHDGARRCTIELQLSRSGVRTLANHGATIRDVTVEDGVGSCLVEVSQDADVREIAEALTAVYENTDLVARREVDRPVLTAAERRSRILDELTDRQLTTLRLAYYGGFFDWPRESTGEEIAEAMDVSPPTMHQHLRKGLKTVLGEFFEEGSGTE; translated from the coding sequence ATGGCAGGAACGAACCGGGACGACTGGATCGTCGTGATTACGGGATCGGACGAGCGCCAGCGCCGGCTTCTGTCGGCGCTTCGAGACGAGACGTCGATGACGGTCACTGCGCTGCCGCCCGACGCCGACTTCGAGACCCGTCTCGACCCGCCCCCGGACGCCCAGGGGGATGCTGTCTCAGGTCGGAACGACGAGGCGACGACTCGTGACGACGGCCAGCGGACGGCTGCCCGTCCGGCTGGTATCGTGGTCTCGCTCGATCGGCCGACCGCGCTCCGGACCACGCTCGAACGCGTCCACGAGGAGGCCCCGTCCGCCCCGACGATCGTCGCGCCACGAAACGGTTCCGAACGGGTCGCGACCGCCGCTCTTCGGGGTGGCGCGACCGAATACGTCCCCGCCGAGAGCGACGAGGACGCGATCGATCGGATCGTCGCGGCGATTCGGTCCGAGCGCGACGCCGAGCAGGAGAACAACGTGGAGCCGGAAGCTACAGACGAGTGGCGGGTACTCCGCAATCTCGCCGACGAACTCCCGGACGAGGCCTTCATCATCGGCGAGGAGGGGACCTATCTCGACGTGAGCGTCCGTCCCGACGCTGCGGAGCTGTATACGCTGTCCCACGACAAACTGGTCGGGAACAACATCGACGAGGCGTTTCCGAGTGCCACCGCAGCACAACTCCAGTCGTGTATCGACCGCACGATTCGAGCCGGTGAAGCGCAGTCGATCGAGTACGAAGCTGAGACGAGCGACGGGAAACGTTGCTACGAAGCACGGATCGTTCCGATCGACGACGAAATCACGGAATCCAGTGCAGTCCTGTGGTTGGCACAGGACGTCACCGAGCGCGCCCAGCGCGTCAGCGAACTCCGGTCGCGGCGCGATCGGCTCGAGACGCTCAACAGGATCAACGCGGTGGTACGGGAGGTTATCGAGACGCTCGTCGAGGCCCCCTCGCGGGACGCGATCGAACGCGAGGTCTGTGACCAGCTCGTCGACTCGGAGCTGTACTGTGGCTCGTGGATCGCCGAACGGACCACCGATCGGCAACTCGCCTACCGGACCGGATCCGGCAGTGCCGACACCTTCCTCGAGAGGGCCAGGGAGCTACCTGCCGATCGGCAACCGCCGCTGCAGCGGGCGGCTGCGACCGGCGAGGTGCAGACGGCGAACGGACTCGCCGAGGCCGACGCGCTCCCCGAGCCGCTACAGGAGGCTGCGGCCGACGACGACGTGGCGTCTCTGATCGCCGTCCCGATCAGTCACGAGGACGCGACCTACGGAGTTCTTACCGTGCTCGCGAGTCGCGACGACGCCTTCAGCGATCGCGAACAGGCCGAGTTCCGGCTGCTCGGCGAGTCGATCGGGTTCACGATCCAGGCGGTCAAGAACCGCCAGTTGCTCTTCGCGGACACCGTCGTCGAACTCGAATTCCGCATCCACGGCGGCGATACCCTCTCGTTCGACCTCTCCGAGACGTACGACTGTACCTGCTCGCTCGAGTGGGCCGGGACGACGGCGAGGGGCCGGTCGTTCCAGTTCGTGACCATCGAGGGACTCGACGGCGAGACGGTACTCGAGGAAGCGACCGATCACGACTCGGTCGAGTCGTGTCGGGTCATCCACGACGGCGCTCGTCGCTGCACGATCGAACTCCAGCTGTCCCGCTCGGGCGTCCGGACCCTCGCGAATCACGGGGCGACGATCCGGGACGTGACGGTCGAGGACGGCGTCGGCTCGTGTCTGGTCGAGGTGTCACAGGACGCCGACGTCCGGGAGATCGCCGAGGCGCTGACCGCCGTCTACGAGAACACCGACCTGGTGGCCCGGCGGGAAGTCGATCGACCGGTCCTGACGGCCGCCGAGCGCCGCTCCCGGATCCTCGACGAGTTGACCGATCGCCAGTTGACGACGTTGCGGCTGGCGTACTACGGCGGCTTCTTCGACTGGCCACGCGAGAGTACGGGCGAAGAAATCGCCGAGGCGATGGACGTCTCGCCGCCGACGATGCACCAGCACCTCCGGAAAGGTCTCAAGACGGTCCTCGGCGAGTTCTTCGAGGAAGGCAGCGGGACCGAGTAG
- the hutH gene encoding histidine ammonia-lyase has product MTTTVELDGESLTPADVVAVARDDAPVSVPESARDRVRESRDRVESVIESGDAVYGLNTGFGELVDERIPPDDLEQLQINLLRSHAAGAGRELAREEVRAMMVARINALVKGYSGVRERVVDALVAMCNAGVHPVVRSRGSLGASGDLAPLAHMSLVLIGEGEAIVDGANLGTDDGTTRRVSGDEALAAIDREPLSLAPKEGLALINGTQLTAALAAMVVVDGERLVRAADAAGALTTETTLGTTATSAEAIQDVRPHAGQRESAELIRRLTDGSEIVEAHRNCDRVQDAYSLRCLPQVHGAVRDALAHLREAVEIELNSATDNPLVFPADDVDDRASGTDRGAVLSGGNFHGTPLALRLEYARLALTDLAAIAERRVDRLLNPNLQEDHLPPFLAADSGLESGYMIAQYTAAALLNEMRSIGAASTDNTPVSGNQEDHVSMSAQAGLNARTAVENARTIVAAELVCGTEATEYVDDAFAADDLSLGVGTSAVRDLVREVVPPLTTDRPIHTDLEAVAALLAAGCLDTALDRALESFEPS; this is encoded by the coding sequence ATGACGACGACCGTCGAACTCGACGGCGAGAGCCTCACGCCGGCGGACGTCGTCGCAGTCGCTCGCGACGACGCACCGGTCAGCGTCCCCGAGTCGGCCCGCGATCGGGTTCGCGAGTCCCGCGACAGGGTCGAATCAGTGATCGAGAGCGGTGACGCCGTGTACGGTCTCAACACCGGGTTCGGCGAACTGGTCGACGAACGAATCCCGCCGGACGACCTCGAACAGTTGCAGATCAACCTCCTCCGGAGTCACGCTGCGGGCGCGGGTCGCGAACTCGCGCGAGAGGAGGTCCGTGCGATGATGGTCGCGCGGATCAACGCCCTCGTCAAGGGGTACTCGGGCGTTCGCGAACGGGTCGTCGACGCGCTCGTGGCCATGTGCAACGCGGGCGTCCACCCGGTCGTCAGGTCCCGCGGGAGCCTCGGAGCCAGCGGCGACCTCGCCCCCCTCGCTCACATGTCGCTGGTGCTCATCGGCGAGGGCGAGGCGATCGTCGACGGCGCAAATCTCGGGACCGACGACGGGACGACACGCCGAGTGTCCGGTGACGAGGCGCTCGCGGCGATCGATCGCGAACCGCTGTCGCTCGCCCCGAAAGAGGGACTCGCCCTCATCAACGGAACGCAGTTGACGGCAGCCCTCGCGGCCATGGTCGTCGTCGACGGCGAACGACTCGTCCGCGCCGCGGACGCCGCCGGCGCGCTGACCACCGAGACGACGCTGGGGACGACGGCGACGTCGGCCGAGGCGATCCAGGACGTCCGCCCACACGCCGGCCAGCGCGAGAGTGCCGAATTGATCCGTCGGCTCACCGACGGGAGCGAAATCGTCGAGGCCCACCGCAACTGCGATCGGGTCCAGGACGCCTACTCGTTGCGCTGTCTCCCGCAGGTCCACGGCGCGGTCCGGGACGCGCTCGCACACCTTCGCGAGGCCGTCGAAATCGAACTGAACAGCGCGACGGACAATCCGCTCGTCTTCCCCGCGGACGACGTCGACGATCGCGCCTCCGGCACCGATCGCGGCGCGGTCCTCTCGGGGGGAAACTTCCACGGCACACCGCTGGCCCTCCGACTCGAGTACGCCCGCCTCGCGCTGACCGACCTCGCGGCGATCGCGGAACGGCGGGTCGATCGGCTTCTCAACCCGAACCTCCAGGAGGACCACCTCCCGCCGTTTCTCGCCGCAGACAGCGGTCTCGAATCGGGGTACATGATCGCCCAGTACACGGCCGCGGCGTTGCTCAACGAGATGCGATCGATCGGGGCCGCATCGACGGACAACACGCCCGTCAGCGGGAACCAGGAGGACCACGTCAGCATGAGCGCACAGGCCGGACTGAACGCGCGAACCGCCGTCGAGAACGCCCGGACGATCGTGGCTGCCGAACTCGTCTGCGGGACGGAGGCCACCGAGTACGTCGACGACGCGTTCGCGGCGGACGACCTCTCGCTCGGCGTCGGCACGAGTGCGGTCCGGGACCTGGTCCGGGAAGTCGTCCCACCGCTGACGACGGACCGCCCCATCCACACGGACCTCGAGGCGGTCGCGGCGCTGCTCGCCGCGGGCTGTCTCGATACCGCACTCGATCGGGCACTCGAGTCGTTCGAACCGTCGTGA
- the hutU gene encoding urocanate hydratase, with translation MQESDSRDSAVGEPSDQWREYRGASTGTDLECRGWRQEAALRMLNNNLDPEVAEKPEELVVYGGTGRAARSWDAYDAICEELRELGDEETLLVQSGKPVGRFETHERAPRVLIANSNLVGKWDDWEHFHELEAKGLIMYGQMTAGSWAYIGTQGIIQGTYETLAELSTQHYPDTEGLRGKIVVTGGLGGMGGAQPLAVTMNGGVCIAAEVDEERIDRRIETGYCQEKTEDLDAAIERAEAAAEAGEPYSVGVHANAADMLETMLDRGFVPDVVTDQTSAHDELEGYYPSGYTVAEADRFREDDPKTYVAESLATMERHVDAILAMQDAGAIAFEYGNNIRGQVADHCDHDAAFEYPGFVPAYVRPLFCRGRGPFRWVALSGDPADIHRTDEAVKELFPDKDHLHRWIDLAQERVEFQGLPARVCWLGYRSGGNEDGLTERARFALRINDLVASGEVSAPIVVTRDHLDAGSVASPNRETEAMKDGSDAVADWPILNALLNCAAGADVVSVHDGGGVGIGNAIHANNHVVLDGSDLAAEKARRVFTTDPGMGVIRHADAGYEDAIAEARESGVHVPMEDRE, from the coding sequence ATGCAGGAGTCCGATTCCCGCGACTCGGCGGTCGGTGAACCGAGCGATCAGTGGCGCGAGTACCGGGGAGCGTCGACCGGCACCGATCTGGAGTGTCGCGGCTGGCGACAGGAGGCGGCGCTGCGCATGCTGAACAACAACCTCGACCCCGAGGTGGCGGAGAAGCCCGAAGAACTGGTCGTCTACGGCGGCACCGGCCGGGCGGCCCGATCGTGGGACGCCTACGACGCGATCTGTGAGGAACTCCGGGAACTCGGGGACGAGGAGACGCTACTCGTCCAGTCCGGCAAACCCGTGGGCCGGTTCGAGACCCACGAGCGCGCGCCACGAGTCCTGATCGCCAACTCGAACCTCGTGGGCAAGTGGGACGACTGGGAGCACTTCCACGAACTCGAGGCGAAGGGCCTGATCATGTACGGGCAGATGACCGCCGGCTCGTGGGCCTACATCGGCACGCAGGGGATCATCCAGGGGACTTACGAGACGCTCGCGGAACTCTCGACCCAGCACTACCCCGACACGGAGGGGTTGCGGGGCAAGATCGTCGTCACCGGCGGTCTCGGCGGCATGGGCGGCGCGCAACCGCTCGCGGTGACGATGAACGGCGGCGTCTGCATCGCCGCCGAGGTCGACGAAGAGCGGATCGATCGCCGCATCGAGACGGGGTACTGCCAGGAAAAGACCGAGGACCTGGACGCGGCGATCGAGCGCGCCGAAGCCGCGGCCGAGGCCGGGGAGCCCTACAGCGTCGGCGTCCACGCGAACGCGGCCGATATGCTGGAAACGATGCTCGATCGGGGATTCGTCCCGGACGTGGTGACCGACCAGACCAGCGCCCACGACGAACTCGAGGGGTACTACCCCTCCGGCTACACCGTCGCGGAGGCCGATCGCTTCCGCGAGGACGACCCCAAGACGTACGTCGCGGAGAGCCTCGCGACGATGGAGCGCCACGTCGACGCGATCCTCGCGATGCAGGACGCGGGCGCGATCGCCTTCGAGTACGGGAACAACATCCGGGGGCAGGTCGCCGACCACTGCGACCACGACGCGGCGTTCGAGTACCCCGGGTTCGTCCCCGCGTACGTCCGGCCGCTGTTCTGCCGCGGGAGGGGACCGTTTCGCTGGGTCGCGCTGTCGGGCGATCCGGCCGACATCCACCGGACGGACGAGGCGGTCAAAGAACTCTTCCCCGACAAGGACCACCTCCACCGCTGGATCGACCTCGCACAGGAGCGAGTCGAGTTCCAGGGACTCCCGGCACGGGTCTGCTGGCTGGGATATCGTTCCGGTGGCAACGAAGACGGGCTAACCGAACGCGCTCGCTTCGCCCTCCGGATCAACGACCTCGTCGCGTCCGGTGAGGTTTCCGCGCCGATCGTCGTGACGCGCGATCACCTCGACGCGGGCTCCGTCGCGAGCCCGAACCGGGAGACGGAAGCCATGAAAGACGGCTCCGACGCCGTCGCCGACTGGCCGATCCTGAACGCCCTGCTCAACTGCGCAGCCGGTGCTGACGTCGTAAGCGTCCACGACGGCGGCGGGGTCGGGATCGGCAACGCGATCCACGCGAACAACCACGTGGTCCTCGACGGGAGCGACCTCGCGGCGGAGAAAGCCCGCCGCGTCTTCACGACGGACCCGGGGATGGGCGTCATCCGCCACGCCGACGCCGGCTACGAGGACGCGATCGCCGAGGCCCGCGAGTCGGGCGTTCACGTCCCGATGGAGGACCGGGAATGA
- a CDS encoding MTH865 family protein — protein MVDESELREQMIDAFEGADYPISSPMDLVPALPNGPGTKFESGDYSITAMELNTKTSGGDFPYDDPETFVDDIIEDLKEQGEI, from the coding sequence ATGGTAGACGAATCCGAACTCCGCGAGCAGATGATCGACGCGTTCGAAGGCGCAGATTACCCCATCTCGAGTCCGATGGACCTCGTGCCGGCACTGCCGAACGGACCGGGAACGAAGTTCGAGTCCGGTGACTACTCGATCACCGCGATGGAACTCAACACCAAGACGTCCGGTGGTGACTTCCCGTACGACGACCCCGAAACGTTCGTCGACGACATCATCGAGGACCTGAAGGAGCAGGGCGAAATCTAG
- a CDS encoding helix-turn-helix domain-containing protein has protein sequence MHEVTFRLSGTDGYAAVTDALAVEIALWCNDHADLLRVRGPPTDVDRVCDRVDAIAGVDDALVDGGRAVVVTDACVRGADEPTVDAHLAATGCVLLPPLRYEDGNRWCRVLALSADRLTALYRSLQAEFDVTVAEKRSLEPGIDGAATESPLGLERVLPSLTRRQRQVFTLAVERGYYRSPRETSMEAIADTVGIDRRTAEEHRRRAEAKLVDAVVEYYRRH, from the coding sequence GTGCACGAGGTCACGTTTCGCCTGTCGGGGACGGACGGCTACGCCGCGGTAACGGACGCTCTCGCCGTCGAGATCGCGCTCTGGTGCAACGACCACGCCGACCTGTTGCGCGTCCGCGGACCGCCGACCGACGTCGATCGGGTCTGCGATCGCGTCGACGCGATCGCTGGCGTCGACGACGCGCTGGTCGACGGCGGACGCGCCGTCGTCGTCACGGACGCGTGCGTTCGCGGCGCGGACGAACCGACGGTCGACGCTCACCTCGCCGCCACCGGCTGCGTCCTCCTCCCGCCGTTGCGGTACGAGGACGGAAACCGGTGGTGTCGCGTGCTCGCCCTGTCGGCCGATCGGCTCACGGCGCTGTACCGGTCGCTGCAGGCCGAGTTCGACGTGACCGTCGCCGAGAAGCGATCGCTCGAACCGGGAATCGACGGGGCCGCCACCGAGTCCCCGCTCGGTCTCGAACGGGTCCTGCCGTCGCTCACGCGCAGACAGCGACAGGTGTTCACGCTGGCCGTCGAGCGCGGCTACTACCGGTCCCCCCGGGAGACGTCGATGGAAGCCATCGCCGACACCGTCGGGATCGATCGGCGGACGGCGGAGGAGCACCGCCGCCGCGCGGAGGCGAAACTCGTCGACGCCGTCGTCGAGTACTATCGTCGACACTGA
- the hutI gene encoding imidazolonepropionase yields the protein MTGTSPADSHPDGSTCVVYDAGQLIVGPAAGPDDSRAIDRESDDGPLEIREDAAFAAIDGEVVAVGSSDEITREYPPENAETAIDAAGNAVVPGFVDPHTHAVFAGDRSDEFAAKLRGKSYQEILAEGGGILRTVRATRNASDADLRANLRAHLDVMLASGTTTVEVKSGYGLDVETELRLLETIDRVADGHPIDVVPTFMGAHAVPEGREADEYVGRVVGEQVPAVADQEIAEFCDVFCEADVFDVAQSRRVLEAGAAAGLTPKVHAEEFTRLGGSQLAADLGAASADHLLHATEEDAAALAAADVVPVLLPATAFGLGEAYADARTFLEAGAPVALATDFNPNCHARTMEFVQTLATVEMGLTPAEALRGATHDASLAIDRDDGTGTLREGAPADAVVLEAPSFVHLAYRFDSSAVDTVIKTGVEVGP from the coding sequence ATGACCGGTACCTCGCCGGCCGATAGCCACCCCGACGGTTCGACCTGCGTCGTCTACGACGCGGGCCAACTGATCGTCGGGCCGGCCGCGGGACCCGACGACTCGCGGGCGATCGACCGCGAGTCGGACGACGGGCCGCTGGAGATCCGCGAGGACGCGGCGTTCGCCGCGATCGACGGCGAGGTCGTCGCCGTCGGGTCGAGCGACGAGATCACGCGCGAGTATCCGCCCGAGAACGCCGAGACGGCGATCGATGCCGCTGGAAACGCGGTCGTGCCGGGGTTCGTCGACCCGCACACCCACGCCGTCTTCGCGGGGGATCGATCGGACGAGTTCGCGGCCAAACTCCGGGGGAAGAGCTACCAGGAGATCCTCGCGGAGGGCGGCGGCATCCTTCGGACGGTTCGTGCGACCCGGAACGCGAGCGACGCGGACCTGCGCGCGAATCTGCGGGCGCACCTCGACGTCATGCTCGCCAGCGGAACCACCACCGTCGAGGTCAAGTCGGGGTACGGACTCGACGTCGAGACCGAACTACGACTGCTCGAGACGATCGATCGAGTCGCCGACGGGCACCCGATCGACGTCGTGCCGACGTTCATGGGAGCCCACGCGGTGCCGGAGGGGCGAGAGGCGGACGAGTACGTCGGGCGGGTAGTCGGAGAGCAGGTCCCGGCCGTCGCCGACCAGGAGATCGCCGAGTTCTGCGACGTCTTCTGCGAGGCGGACGTCTTCGACGTCGCCCAGTCGCGGCGCGTGCTGGAAGCGGGGGCGGCGGCCGGTCTCACCCCGAAGGTCCACGCCGAGGAGTTCACCCGTCTCGGCGGGTCGCAACTGGCCGCCGACCTCGGGGCTGCAAGTGCGGACCACCTGCTCCACGCGACCGAGGAAGACGCGGCGGCGCTCGCGGCGGCGGACGTCGTTCCCGTGCTCCTGCCCGCGACGGCGTTCGGCCTCGGCGAAGCGTACGCCGACGCCCGAACCTTCCTCGAGGCGGGTGCACCCGTCGCGCTCGCGACGGACTTCAACCCGAACTGTCACGCCCGCACGATGGAATTCGTCCAGACGCTCGCCACCGTCGAGATGGGGCTCACGCCGGCGGAGGCGTTGCGTGGAGCGACTCACGACGCGTCACTGGCGATCGATCGAGACGACGGGACCGGGACGCTACGCGAGGGTGCACCAGCGGACGCCGTGGTACTCGAGGCCCCGTCCTTCGTCCACCTCGCGTACCGGTTCGATAGCTCGGCCGTCGATACGGTCATCAAAACGGGCGTCGAGGTGGGACCATGA
- a CDS encoding DsrE family protein produces the protein MPDAAIVVLAGTESPSDLGRVVNALQVTKEFDDAGDDVELIFDGAGTQWVGELEDEDHDYHALYAAVADHAQVCDYCASAYGVEDEVDASEADPIDEFEGHPSIRSLVGDGYEIITF, from the coding sequence ATGCCAGACGCAGCAATCGTCGTTCTCGCGGGTACAGAATCGCCGTCCGACCTCGGTCGCGTCGTCAACGCCCTCCAGGTAACCAAGGAGTTCGACGACGCGGGTGACGACGTCGAACTGATCTTCGACGGGGCCGGGACCCAGTGGGTCGGCGAACTCGAGGACGAGGATCACGACTACCACGCGCTGTACGCGGCAGTCGCCGACCACGCGCAGGTCTGTGACTACTGTGCCAGCGCCTACGGCGTCGAGGACGAGGTCGACGCGAGCGAGGCCGACCCGATCGACGAGTTCGAGGGCCATCCGAGCATCCGCTCGCTCGTCGGCGACGGCTACGAGATCATCACGTTCTAA